Within Vicia villosa cultivar HV-30 ecotype Madison, WI linkage group LG1, Vvil1.0, whole genome shotgun sequence, the genomic segment GCTGTGCTAACGGGGTTGATTAAAAGCGGTGTGTATGTGAGAGAGTTTGAATCTAATACAATATTGGGGAGAAAACCATAAGGACCATCACCGAAGATAACGAAACCGTTTGAAGAGGAAACACAAATGGCGAATTTTCTAGCGAAGCTAAAAGCGGAAGCTAGTTGAGATGGAAGAGCGATTTTGGTTCTTCCGAGACCGGCCATACCAGAAGCACCACTGGCTAATCCTTTAAGTAAGAAAGTTGGTGCACATGTGAATAAAAAACGTGAAACTGCGACGGTTTTTCCTGGGTTGAAGCCGTTGGTGGATTGGATTGATAAAACGTCTTCGGCGAGTTCACCGCTGGTAGCGGTGTGGGTGACGGTGTTGTCGGGGAGTAGGCCGCATGTGTTGTTGTTGCAGCCGGGTTTTGGTGATGAGAAGCAATCACCGCAGCCGTTTGCTTTGGCAAGGGAGCATTGGGCGGAGCGGCAGCGTGCGGGGCGGTATGTGGAGGAGATGTATTTGTTTTCACAGTCGACCCAGAGGAACTGGCCGCCGAGATCGACGACGAGGTTTAGTGGGACTAGTGGGGTTCTTTGTTTGACTTGAGCTGTGTATTGGAGAGTTTTTGCGCTATCTTTGGTGACTGGGAGAACGAGGGCTTTTGGTCTGAAAGATTGTTGAGAGAAAGTGGGTGAGATGAAGAAAAGTATGAGGAGAAGGGTAATGAAGTGATGGAAATTGGAGTAAGCCATGGTTAGAGATGAGTAGAGATGATGGGTTGAGTTGGAGAGGACGTTGCAGAGGTAGCTCTATTTATGCATTTTGAGTTGCCAGTTTTGATTTTGATATGGCGCTGAAGTCAAAAACAAGTTGAGATGAGATTGTAAGAAATGTCAAATATGATTGCCACGTTTCTGTGTATTAGCGTGtgatgttgctatattatctatCTGGATATCACATTGATTTCTTTGTATCTAACACGACTGCCCGGATGTGTTGACTACCGGATGCttatttttaaaaggaaaatatttttgacaTACATAAGATCTTTTAAAAATTTGAtggtgaaataaataaaaaatcatgttaACAAGTGTTTCGGAATacttttaacaatattaaataaaaaataattttttttgtaaaaattaattattttaatttttaatatagtgAAGACATGcatttacaaaaaaaatcttaTCAATTTAAGAGTTTAATCAATCTTTCTAGAACCCtcgttagtattttttttaaaaaaaaattagtttgatAAATGTTATAAATGATGGATCTGATATGTGTGCAAATCATACCCCAGCACTTAAATATTGGTATTATTAAGTTGGTCATGAATGTCGgattcaaactcattcatcaattAATTATTGTTATTTCGGTTgtcaaattttaagaaaaaagatTGTTTGATGTGATATAGAAAATGAAATAGATAGATAAATGAATCCcttaacaaaattaataattgcataaataaaaacaaaacaaaaaaatcgatTATATATTTATTAGTTTCAATAAATTCAACGCACAATCCATAAAAAAAGACTAATAGGGTCAAGAATAACTTGTTTTTAAGTGAATTTTCTTTAGATGAGATCTTATCCTAGAGAAATTGTCAAAAAAAAAGACAATCATTTTTGAGGGGGTTTAATTGCATCAAATAGAAGCCACAATATTATCCAAACTATTAGAGGAGATGTTGATACCAAAACTAGCCTAAAAAAATATACAATAGGTAGATACATCTGAGTAGAGATCCATCTCGTTGTTGAACCATCACCAACAATCACACTCTAAAGAAAGGATAGTTTCCTGAAGAGTCGAAAGAAAGCTATCAATCAACTCTTGCTCATAGTCAAAAAATGGTCTCTTACACTAAAAAATCCAGACCATAGCCACATCTTCCGAACAACCAACCTCACCTACCTTTCCCTATTTCGATTATAGATataaaatcaaaacaattgaCTCTCAGTAGAATGAACCCCTCCAACAGATCATCCCAACATGAATTAAGCATACCTAATCTCACCTCCCTTCTCAAACCTTCCACAATCCAATTAAAAGTGTTACTAGTTTTAGAATTTATGAGAGCAACTCCTCACCACTAAGAAGACATTGAGAGAAGGTTATACACCctattgtttacggtgatttccggtaaacaaccgctagtcctccaaactataaaatatactttggttactcgcaggatcgactagattgatcctaggacatagtcaaaaagtttgtcttttgtgataatttggttcatatttgttggttATTTGGCTTCGAAATAAGAAATAAACAAACGAAATGTAAAAACtgacaatcaccttgttatacacgtaaatacaacTTTGGCGGAAAGCAAAGTAAATATAAATTGCAAGAAACTTAAAGTACATGAATGTAAATTGCAGAATGTAAAATGCTTCGAAGTAAACTTGAACGAAAGATAAAAATGCAAGAACGTAAATGGCTGAAATATAACAAAGGATAGAAAATACTGAAAAGATACTtgcataaagatgaatacaaatgtatttaaattggtgttggtgtcataagtacatttctcagcgaactcgttctcttaacacttgatacttgggtgatttgtgagtgatttgtacaaaacgaacaccctggatcctgatattaagacccttatttatactaatttcgaccctaacagtcctacactaacgaaatgccacgttgctcacatgcatacgctttgAATCCCTAGGGCGCCacctgtccttgttcggttacacagaatatttcgaaattcaaattctcccgcctgaattctctttcgatacgtggcaacgtggtCTAAAATGAGAATGCCACGAAATACGcaaagcttcaatactctttGTATTTCGCAAAAACGCTTAAGTCCCAAAGACAACTTGTTTCGAATCAGCTTCGATTTTCATtatctttacttcaacttaaataacatcctcgaatcatggccatcaggagccatttattCTCGGCAATGGCCATCAAAAGACATTCTTCCTTGAATTCTAATTCTTCAAAgaactttttcttccatcgaaATCTCCGGCTAACAAAtttcccccaataaatgcctgtttcgaaaaacaagagaaatatgcgtttcttgtcatgatgagatttcgttttattcattttttagagTTTCAAGACAACtaactaacgtcataatcatttatgacccatctttcaaaacgtcttgtcattttcaaaaacgtctcttcaagacgtgcattcccacgttttgtgattacttgtgatcattgctcctatatactaggagtaaggctaacaactgttcgatcgtgtaacaccccatattttctaattttaatttaatcggaaattaaattattatttagaattatttggtattttgttgaattattggagaattatggattaagggccattgggctggaatggtgagattagtagtatgggggtgctaagtgagtaagcccattactgattattttatgttttcataaaataaaggaaataaggaaaattgggaaaaaaggaaaaaggaacgtgaaaagcagagcagaggagatgggAGATgggagattggaaagctgatacgtgaaagaggaacagaaaaggaagagggctaatcaagatctttggctaaggtaaggggggactcttccggttaatatcttttatcgtattatagataataggactgatttagatgcattgtttgtgtcaattggttatatgctagattggggttttgggatgattttgaagggaattgcatgattgatgaattgtatgattatatgattgttatggtgattaaatgatcctctttgtgcgttataattatgttataacatgtatgtggctgatatggtggtgttgaggttcatgacataacttggtttggattttggggattttggggtaaatcccgtaatgctgtcaattgcgatgagagctctgacttttgccagttcgcgccgcgaaggtaggtgcgcgccgcgaaggcgtaatctttttctcgtttcgcgtcgcgtacaagtgtttgcgccgcgaatagcttggcagagagccaaggatttctggaacgctcagttcgcgccgcgaaccaagttggcgccgcgtgctgtagcgataattgttttcttgaaaatgtaaagatgtgtaactttcaaaccgtaagtccgttttagacgccgttttggacgttgttccttaaattaaatgctctaccatatgaaataaataaaataacaataacttgattttattttgaaaagtattgttcctccaaatgtggtttattctggttttgcatagttgatgaggtgcaatgattgttgtatgcataattgaatatgtgcaatgatgtgtgctgtgataatgtggttgcttctgcttgttatgcaaatggatgttgttcatggtaaatatggttatcatgtctTCGATGAacgatgatgtaaatgctctgttgttgttgggttgatttgttgtacttggtacacggtggtgagaggtgctattgttgttgcactgtgtagtggtttatgcgtacaagcacgttaatgaatgatttacctgttatgatgttgttgtaGTAATTGGTGTtttttatacatatattgttggtgtaaaatatgtattttatttatggttgagaaatagcttaattgtgtgtggctattgattattatgttggttgatgattatgacatttggatggtttatgtggatgatgagcatgttatggttgatacatgcatttcataatcattatgtggctgatccttgacga encodes:
- the LOC131618715 gene encoding probable aspartic proteinase GIP2; amino-acid sequence: MAYSNFHHFITLLLILFFISPTFSQQSFRPKALVLPVTKDSAKTLQYTAQVKQRTPLVPLNLVVDLGGQFLWVDCENKYISSTYRPARCRSAQCSLAKANGCGDCFSSPKPGCNNNTCGLLPDNTVTHTATSGELAEDVLSIQSTNGFNPGKTVAVSRFLFTCAPTFLLKGLASGASGMAGLGRTKIALPSQLASAFSFARKFAICVSSSNGFVIFGDGPYGFLPNIVLDSNSLTYTPLLINPVSTASAFSQGESSAEYFIGVKTIKIDEKVVSVNTSLLSIDSNGVGGTKISTVDPYTVLEASIYKAVTDAFVKASIARNITRVSSFAPFEFCYSSDSVLGTRLGAAVPTIELFLQNENVVWRIYGGNSMVNINDDVLCLGFVKGGENLKTSIVIGGYQLEDNLVQFDLAANRLGFSSLLFGRQTGCSNFNFTSNA